The DNA segment GGGCGAGCGGGAGGCGCTGGGAGCGAGCGGAAGCGGGTGGGGGCGAGCGGGAGCCGGTGGGAGCGAGCGGGAGCGGGTGAGAGCGGGTGGGAGCGGGTGCAAGCGGCTCAGATCGTGATGCCGCCGTCCACCATGTATACCCCGCCGGTACAGAACGACGACGCGTCCGAGGCGAGGAAGAGCGCAAGCCCGGCGACGTCCTCCGGCATTCCCATGCGAGGGAGCGGCTGGGCCGCCATCGCCTTGGCCAGCACCGCCTCGTTCCCCCACAGGGCGCGGCTGAAGTCGGTCTTGATGAGGCCGGGACAGATGGCGTTCACCCGCACGTTGCGCGCCCCCCACTCGCGGGCCATGACCTGCGTGAGGCTGATGAGCGCCGCCTTGCTCACACTGTAGATCCCGAGGTTCGCTTCTGGCGAGACGCCGCCGATCGACGAGAGGTTGATGATCGTCCCCGCGCCGCGCTCCGTCATCCCGGGGAGGAACCGCTTGGCCAGCTCGAAGGGCGCGCGCAGGTTCACGTCCATGATCTTGGCGAATGCCTCGGGCGACGTCTGCTCGACCGGGCCGTAGACGGGGTTGGCCGCAGCGTTGTTGACGAGAATGTCGACCGCCGGGTGCGACGCCAGCACCTGGTCGGCGAGGGCGTGTAGCTGCTCGAGTCGCCCGACGTTCGAGGGGACGCCCTCGGCGGAGTGACCGGCACGGCGAATGGCGGCGACCGTCTCGTGGACGGCCGGCTCCTTGCGCGAGGAGACGATGACGTGGGCGCCAGCGCCGGCCAGCGCCTCGGCGATCGCGCGCCCGATGCCACGGGTGGCGCCAGTGACGAGGGCCACCTTGCCGGAGAGATCGTGCGACATGTCGGAAGTCGGGTTGGATGCCTGCGCCGGAATCTGGACGTCGTCCGTCCGCGCCGCGAGATGGGAGGGTACGCCACGGGATTGCACCACCCCCACTGCGCCACCCCTATTG comes from the Gemmatimonadetes bacterium SCN 70-22 genome and includes:
- a CDS encoding short-chain dehydrogenase, with product MSHDLSGKVALVTGATRGIGRAIAEALAGAGAHVIVSSRKEPAVHETVAAIRRAGHSAEGVPSNVGRLEQLHALADQVLASHPAVDILVNNAAANPVYGPVEQTSPEAFAKIMDVNLRAPFELAKRFLPGMTERGAGTIINLSSIGGVSPEANLGIYSVSKAALISLTQVMAREWGARNVRVNAICPGLIKTDFSRALWGNEAVLAKAMAAQPLPRMGMPEDVAGLALFLASDASSFCTGGVYMVDGGITI